The proteins below are encoded in one region of Labeo rohita strain BAU-BD-2019 chromosome 15, IGBB_LRoh.1.0, whole genome shotgun sequence:
- the prcp gene encoding lysosomal Pro-X carboxypeptidase, giving the protein MRLTNTALLFLLIILSCNALALKPQLLGRHIVQKYSQHTSVSYKTFYFDQQIDHFAFLENGTFKQRYLLNDQHWHKEGGPILFYTGNEGDITWFCNNTGFMWDVAEDLGALLVFAEHRYYGESMPFGEESYSNAKYLNYLTSEQALADFAVLIKALKKTLPGAQKSSVIAIGGSYGGMLAAWLRMKYPSAVVGALAASAPIWQFIVPCGEFYKVVTQDFTISGTNCSNNIRRSWAAIDRVTATGEGLQWLSEEFGLCSPLKTPDDVYGFKAWLQETWVNLAMVDYPYEANFLQPLPAWPVKVVCKNLDFNTGVSDKQLLKGIFKAVRVYYNYTGQAVCLNTSQTATGNLGLLGWFYQSCTEMVMPMCTDGVVDMFEPQPWNFQAFSDECYNQFGVRPREDWAEIVYGGRNINAHSNIIFSNGNLDPWMSGGVTKSLSESLVAIMIDGGAHHLDLRYNSEYDPESVLNARALEVSYLKQWIKQAATTQ; this is encoded by the exons ATGAGACTGACCAACACTGCTCTGCTCTTCCTCCTCATCATCCTCAGCTGTAATGCACTGGCGCTTAAACCACAGCTCTTAGGCAGACACATAGTCCAAAAATATTCTCAGCACACATCTGTCTCGTACAAAACTTTCTAttttgatcaacag ATTGACCATTTTGCCTTTTTGGAGAATGGCACATTTAAACAGAGGTACCTTCTTAATGACCAGCACTGGCACAAGGAAGGAGGCCCAATCCTGTTTTACACGGGCAATGAAGGAGACATCACATGGTTCTGTAACAACAct GGTTTTATGTGGGATGTAGCAGAAGACCTGGGAGCCTTGCTGGTTTTTGCAGAACATCGCTACTATGGAGAGTCCATGCCGTTCGGCGAGGAATCGTACAGT AATGCAAAGTATCTGAACTACCTGACCTCAGAACAAGCTTTAGCTGACTTTGCAGTCCTCATCAAAGCTTTGAAAAAAACCCTGCCTGGGGCTCAGAAGAGTTCAGTCATCGCCATTGGTGGCTCCTATGGCGGGATGCTGGCAGCCTGGCTGAGGATGAAGTATCCCAGTGCAGTTGTAGG TGCTCTTGCCGCGTCCGCTCCCATCTGGCAGTTCATTGTGCCATGTGGAGAGTTTTACAAAGTGGTCACCCAGGACTTCACCATCAGTGGGACCAACTGTAGCAACAACATCAGGAGGTCATGGGCAGCAATTGACAGGGTCACAGCAACAG GTGAAGGTCTGCAGTGGCTGTCTGAGGAGTTTGGACTGTGTAGTCCTTTAAAGACTCCAGACGACGTGTACGGCTTCAAGGCTTGGCTGCAGGAAACCTGGGTGAACTTAGCTATGGTGGATTATCCATATGAAGCCAACTTTCTTCAACCACTTCCAGCCTGGCCTGTTAAG GTGGTCTGTAAAAACCTTGATTTTAATACCGGCGTATCAGACAAACAGCTGTTGAAAGGTATCTTTAAAGCTGTAAGAGTGTACTACAATTACACAGGACAGGCTGTCTGTCTCAACACTTCACAAACCGCTACTGGGAATCTAGGCTTGCTTGGTTGGTTCTATcag AGCTGTACAGAGATGGTAATGCCAATGTGTACAGACGGCGTCGTTGACATGTTTGAGCCACAGCCATGGAACTTCCAGGCTTTCTCCGACGAGTGCTACAACCAGTTTGGAGTGCGGCCACGGGAAGACTGGGCAGAAATTGTATACGGTGGAAGAAACATAAATGCTCACAGCAACATCATCTTCAG TAATGGAAATCTGGATCCATGGATGAGCGGTGGAGTGACCAAGAGTCTGTCAGAATCTCTGGTTGCCATTATGATCGATGGAGGTGCTCACCATCTCGATCTGCGCTACAACAGCGAGTATGACCCAGAGTCAGTTCTCAATGCACGGGCACTAGAAGTAAGCTATTTAAAGCAGTGGATCAAACAGGCAGCAACTACACAATAA